In Budorcas taxicolor isolate Tak-1 chromosome 16, Takin1.1, whole genome shotgun sequence, the following are encoded in one genomic region:
- the CACYBP gene encoding calcyclin-binding protein — protein sequence MSSALEELQKDLEEVKVLLEKATRKRVRDALTAEKSKIEIEMKNKMQQKSQRKAELTENEKPAALVAPMTTGYTVKISNYGWDQSDKFVKIYITLPGVHQVPAESVQVNFTERSFDLLVKNLNGKSYSMIVNNLLKPISVEGSSKKVKTDTVLILCRKKAENTRWDYLTQVEKECKEKEKPSYDTETDPSEGLMNVLKKIYEDGDDDMKRTINKAWVESREKQAKGDTDF from the exons ATGTCTTCAGCTTTGGAAGAG CTCCAGAAAGATCTAGAAGAGGTGAAGGTGCTACTGGAAAAAGCCACTAGGAAAAGAGTACGTGATGCCCTGACAGCTGAAAAATCCAAGATTGagatagaaatgaagaataagatGCAGCAGAAATCACAGAGGAAAGCAGAACTTACAGAAAATGAGAAGCCAGCTGCTTTGGTTGCTCCTATGACAACAGGATATACAGTGAAAATCAGTAATTACG GATGGGACCAGTCAGATAAGTTTGTGAAAATCTACATTACCTTACCTGGAGTTCATCAAGTGCCTGCTGAGAGTGTGCAGGTGAATTTCACAGAGAG GTCATTTGATCTTTTGGTAAagaacctaaatgggaagagtTACTCCATGATTGTGAACAATCTCTTGAAACCCATCTCTGTGGAAGGCAGTTCAAAAAAG GTCAAGACAGATACAGTTCTGATCTTATgtagaaagaaagcagaaaacacaCGGTGGGACTACCTGACTCAGGTTGAAAAAGAATGCAAAGAGAAAGA aaagccCTCCTATGACACTGAAACAGATCCTAGTGAGGGATTAATGAATGTTCTAAAGAAAATCTATGAAGATGGAGATGATGATATGAAGCGAACCATTAATAAAGCCTGGGTGGAATCAAGAGAGAAGCAAGCCAAAGGAGATACAGACTTCTGA